From Cervus canadensis isolate Bull #8, Minnesota chromosome 28, ASM1932006v1, whole genome shotgun sequence, one genomic window encodes:
- the LOC122429257 gene encoding butyrophilin subfamily 1 member A1-like, translated as MEYCLDEKKRLSANIGELPRPAEDLQKEIDRRKAQFKLGWRESTLYPDWRKEEFQAVNVTLDEATAHPSLLLTEEGRGVTLQEIQQDLPSSTQRFVSIPCVLGQLQICAGRYYWEVEVGDLHSWDLGVCRDNVSRKGTFQMSPQNGFWAIRLYQEDYWALTISETHLTLREKPLSVGIFLDYEAGDVSFYNMTDESHIFTFSKQTFYGVLRPLFRLWSPDSGPLTTVQVE; from the exons GAGAACTTCCAAGACCAGCAG aagatcTTCAGAAAGAAATTG ATAGGAGGAAGGCTCAGTTCAAATTAG GCTGGAGGGAGTCAACATTATACCCTG ATTGGAGGAAAGAAGAGTTCCAAGCTG TAAATGTGACTCTTGATGAAGCCACTGCTCATCCCAGCCTCCTCCTGACTGAAGAGGGGAGAGGAGTAACCTTGCAAGAAATACAGCAAGATCTACCCAGCTCCACACAGAGATTTGTCTCTATTCCCTGTGTGCTGGGTCAGCTACAAATCTGTGCGGGGAGATACTACTGGGAGGTGGAAGTTGGGGACCTGCATTCCTGGGACCTGGGAGTTTGTAGGGATAATGTATCAAGGAAGGGGACTTTCCAAATGTCCCCACAGAATGGTTTCTGGGCCATTAGACTCTACCAGGAGGATTACTGGGCCCTTACCATCTCAGAAACTCATCTTACTCTAAGAGAAAAACCCCTTAGTGTGGGGATATTCCTGGATTATGAGGCTGGAGATGTATCTTTCTATAATATGACAGATGAATCccacattttcacattttccaaaCAGACATTTTATGGTGTCCTAAGACCACTTTTCAGACTTTGGTCCCCTGACTCTGGCCCCTTGACCACTGTCCAGGTGGAGTAG